DNA from Deltaproteobacteria bacterium:
TTACCTGGCAGGTCCGATAAGCAATGAACGACGTTGCCCCCGCCGGTGCCCGGCAACTCTCGGAGCCAAAAAGCCCGCGCCACCAACTCGGTCTATTCTCCGCCGTCATCCTGGTGGTCGCTAATATGGTGGGCACCGGCATCTTCACCACCTCAGGCTTCATTATTCAGGAATTACAGAACCCCTGGGCCATGCTGTTCTGCTGGGCTTTAGGGGGGCTATTCGCCCTGACCGGCGCCCTCTGCTATGGCGAACTGGGAGCCCGGTTTCCCCGCGCCGGGGGGGAATATGTCTTTCTGCGGGAGAGTTTCGGCGAACCCTTGGCATTTTTGTCCGGCTGGGTATCACTGTTGGTGGGCTTCTCGGCTCCGATTGCGGCGGCGGCCATGGCCTTTGCGGTTTATTTCCTGGGGAGCGCCGGCCTTGGCCTGAACTCCGGTTTTACGTGGACCGTTCAGGGGCTGACGGTGCTGACCCTCTCCCCCGTCACCCTGTTGGCCTCGGGGGTAATCCTGGCCTTTTCCTTTATCCACCGCCACAGCCTGTTCTTGGGCAGCCACATCCAGAACCTGCTTACCCTGTTTAAAGTTGTCCTCATCCTGGCCTTGGTCTTTTTGGGACTAGCCTGGGGTGCGGGGTCGGCGTCCCACTTTGGTGCCCTGCCGCCACTTAGGGTCTTTTTT
Protein-coding regions in this window:
- a CDS encoding amino acid permease, giving the protein MNDVAPAGARQLSEPKSPRHQLGLFSAVILVVANMVGTGIFTTSGFIIQELQNPWAMLFCWALGGLFALTGALCYGELGARFPRAGGEYVFLRESFGEPLAFLSGWVSLLVGFSAPIAAAAMAFAVYFLGSAGLGLNSGFTWTVQGLTVLTLSPVTLLASGVILAFSFIHRHSLFLGSHIQNLLTLFKVVLILALVFLGLAWGAGSASHFGALPPLRVFFSGQFATSLIFITFAYSGWNAAAYMGSEISRPTRNIPLALALGTLLVTILYLLLNMTFVYGLSAQEMSGVLEVGEKAALALFGPEVSRGFAGAIALSLLSLISAMMMTGPRIYQAMAGDGLFFTAFGRLRGGSGPPGNAILLQAGLALVMVFTASFENLLIFIGFTLSLFSLITVVGLMVLRHRQPAP